In Mycoplasma sp. OR1901, the following are encoded in one genomic region:
- a CDS encoding endonuclease → MKFKNIFKLIGLTLATSSLPIIAISCNDATQKTESGNGSNAGSSTGAGNNSGNSATVDLSKYVYDASNNYYASADGLSGQALLKELTKIQKSHLSGIGSYNDLKRLYGSTNAFKDIYFEKDNTLLDVYSENPDGKDPYTFRNYGTVGGRNEGDGTNREHMIPQSWFNKQSPMRNDGQFVWPTDIKVNNMRSNFPHGIVKSIDETSRNGSKLGTDNSGQTVFEPIDHFKGDIARTYLYFIATYNDKNVRNGNSIFTTSFPYIESKFLNIYKEWDKQDSVDIFDITRNNETAKYEQMRNPFIDYPNLYENIFGENPKPFKNKGVLVNINN, encoded by the coding sequence ATGAAATTTAAAAATATATTTAAATTAATCGGTTTAACACTTGCGACATCAAGTTTACCGATTATTGCTATATCATGTAATGATGCTACACAAAAAACAGAATCTGGTAATGGTTCAAATGCAGGTTCTTCAACAGGAGCCGGAAATAATTCAGGAAATTCCGCAACAGTTGACTTATCAAAATATGTTTACGATGCAAGTAACAACTATTACGCAAGTGCTGATGGTTTATCTGGTCAAGCATTATTAAAAGAATTAACAAAAATTCAAAAATCACACTTAAGCGGAATCGGGTCATACAATGATCTAAAAAGACTTTATGGAAGTACAAACGCTTTTAAAGATATTTATTTCGAAAAAGATAATACTTTATTAGATGTTTACTCAGAAAATCCTGATGGAAAAGATCCTTATACATTTAGAAACTACGGTACAGTTGGTGGTCGTAATGAAGGTGATGGAACAAATAGAGAACATATGATTCCACAATCATGATTCAATAAACAATCACCAATGAGAAATGATGGTCAATTTGTTTGACCTACTGATATTAAAGTAAATAACATGAGAAGTAATTTCCCACACGGGATTGTAAAAAGTATTGACGAAACATCTAGAAATGGTTCTAAACTAGGAACAGATAATAGTGGTCAAACAGTTTTTGAACCAATTGATCATTTTAAAGGAGATATTGCACGTACATACTTATATTTTATAGCTACATATAATGATAAAAACGTACGTAATGGTAACAGTATCTTTACAACTTCATTCCCTTATATTGAAAGTAAGTTTTTAAACATATACAAAGAATGAGATAAACAAGATTCAGTTGATATTTTTGATATAACTAGAAATAACGAAACTGCTAAATATGAACAAATGAGAAACCCATTCATTGATTACCCTAATTTATATGAAAATATCTTTGGTGAAAATCCAAAACCATTTAAAAACAAAGGTGTTTTAGTTAACATTAATAATTAA